The segment GTTTACCAGGTTCTCCTTAATAACATTTAGATACTCCTGGAAAAGGGTATATGCTTCTTTTGTAGATACAACAATACTACCAGATATCTTACCATCACTATTCGTTTCTACTTTCACAAACACTTTACCAAGATCAGGTGGGAAAAGTGTCATCTTCATCTCATTAATATTATTTCTCAAATTTATTATCATTTTACCTGAAAACTCCTGAATTGAATTCGATAACATCTGAAGCTGGACATAAGGTTGAAATAAAGTCTGAAATGGTTGTTGAACCTGATGTGGCGTAAATCTAGTTTCTATTTTAAAAGGTGTTTGTAATAGACTATCATTAATCGAACTCTTTAAATCTTCTCTTCTAGCCACCTGACTCCTAAAATCCTTCACTATTATATTAACATCTTCAGGTATTTTATCTTGGTTGAAGTGTGAATAGGTAATATCTTTCTTGACATTTTTCAAAGCACTTATATATTCACTTAACGCTTCAAATGTTAAATTAAGATTATTACTAGCGTGTCTAACATCTAGGCTTTTGTGATTTGATATTAATTTCTGAAGTTCTATAATAAGAACCGATATCTCGTTAAGATTTACTTTCCCACTATTGAGTTTTGTTTTTATGTTTTCTATTCTCTCTCTTACATCCTGTGGTAAATCAGACTTACTCTGTATATTTATAATGTTTAGCAGGAAAGAAACTATACCACTAGAAATATTAAGATTATCTACTTTAATTTTCTTCAAATCTTGAAGATCTCTAGCTTTCATGTCTCCATCTAAATTTACGTATTTATACAATCTATCCTGATGTCTTACAAAAAGCAGCTCTCTATTTTTAGAACGGACATCTGAAAACTTTTCTTCAGACTTTGATAACGAATTTTCTTCTGATAACATAACTATACTATCATCATGTCTATCCAATTTGTTATTCTTTGGATACTCTCTTGATGTATCATTTCTTCCCACCAACTGTTGCTCACCTTGAATTTTTTCTGTGTCATAACTTAACTTCTTCTCTTCCGTACTTGAGTTAGCATGACTAAAACGCTCCTGATTGTTTTCTTCAATAACATACTTACCTATAAACGAATCAAATCCTTCATTCAATTGTCTTAACTCTGCATACATTTCGTCTTTCTTAACCTTCAAACTCTGCGTCTTGATATATGAATTAAAAGGTGTTAGTAAATTTACACTGTTCATACCAATACTATTTTCGGAACACTATTAGCAGATTAAAATTTCACACTATACTCTTTAAATCTCCACAATTTTGTTAAAAGTTCCGAAAATCATTTAATATGTATATGGAGTAATACAATGAGAGTAGCTATAACTCTTATAACATTATTGTTTTTATTAGCAACGGGAAACTTTGTATATAGTGGATACGAAAACGCATATTCAAAATACATCAAAGGTGATATTTCAGGAGCAATAGCGGAGATAACAAAAGATATATTCAACGGTATAAGAGATTCAAGATCTCAATTACTTATGGTCAAGATATACAAAGAAAACATAAAGGACTACAAACAAGGCATAGAGTATGCAATCGAAGGAATAAGACTTTTTCCAGATAGAGAAAGAGAATTTACACTGGAACTAGGAGAGCTATATTTTCTATCGGGTAAATACGATAGAGCAGAA is part of the Brevinematales bacterium genome and harbors:
- a CDS encoding flagellar hook-length control protein FliK; this encodes MNSVNLLTPFNSYIKTQSLKVKKDEMYAELRQLNEGFDSFIGKYVIEENNQERFSHANSSTEEKKLSYDTEKIQGEQQLVGRNDTSREYPKNNKLDRHDDSIVMLSEENSLSKSEEKFSDVRSKNRELLFVRHQDRLYKYVNLDGDMKARDLQDLKKIKVDNLNISSGIVSFLLNIINIQSKSDLPQDVRERIENIKTKLNSGKVNLNEISVLIIELQKLISNHKSLDVRHASNNLNLTFEALSEYISALKNVKKDITYSHFNQDKIPEDVNIIVKDFRSQVARREDLKSSINDSLLQTPFKIETRFTPHQVQQPFQTLFQPYVQLQMLSNSIQEFSGKMIINLRNNINEMKMTLFPPDLGKVFVKVETNSDGKISGSIVVSTKEAYTLFQEYLNVIKENLVNQGFQVGNMNVVLDNGLYGGTSSYKDNEAILDNEKFFNAFKKASNEYEDASSPLRISDYDGKIIIYA